A single genomic interval of Mycolicibacterium holsaticum DSM 44478 = JCM 12374 harbors:
- a CDS encoding GMC family oxidoreductase translates to MTSYDYIIAGAGSAGCVLANRLSADPKTTVLLIEAGGVDRHPLYAIPKGSGMLFESEKHMWHYETTPFGPKPHTEQWLRGKVLGGSSSINGMIYNRGNRADYDGLERLGNKGWGWDEILPIFQQFEDNAFGPSPTRGVGGPLHISVPRDPDPLCAEMLDAAAAAGLNRVQDINESDDERVGYATATIKNGRRVSAATAFLRPALRRPNLTVRTRTTVRRLLFDGGRAIGVEVEAKGGTAQIRAEREVIVSLGSLNSPKLLQLSGIGRRDVLAAAGVAVYLERDNVGRGLREHRCATLRYQLKEDLGYNRQLATNLGKALTGAKYLATRSGPLAAPSFDVVGFVKTRPDAERPDGQVMLGPWTIPPYNTGEPVAIERQAGVSCLGMVLRPTAQGSIEITSADFAAPLRINPNYLGTEHDREATANLLRKMRSIFEHSPIAERITHETYPGPDVRSDDELVDSVLDGGYCGYHAAGSCAMGPSDDAVVDPQLRVRGIDSLRVVDCSVMPTMVAGNLNGPIMAMAWRAADFILQDG, encoded by the coding sequence ATGACGAGTTACGACTACATCATTGCGGGCGCTGGATCGGCCGGATGCGTGCTGGCCAACCGCCTGTCGGCCGACCCGAAGACAACCGTGCTGCTGATCGAGGCCGGCGGCGTCGACCGCCATCCGCTCTACGCCATCCCGAAGGGCTCGGGGATGTTGTTCGAGAGCGAAAAACACATGTGGCACTACGAAACAACGCCGTTTGGACCCAAACCGCACACCGAGCAGTGGCTGCGCGGGAAGGTGCTCGGCGGGTCGAGCTCGATCAACGGGATGATCTACAACCGCGGCAACCGCGCTGATTACGACGGCCTCGAGCGGCTCGGCAACAAGGGCTGGGGCTGGGACGAGATCCTGCCGATCTTCCAGCAATTCGAGGACAATGCGTTCGGGCCGTCTCCGACGCGTGGTGTCGGCGGACCGTTGCACATCTCGGTGCCCCGTGACCCCGACCCGCTCTGCGCCGAAATGCTCGACGCCGCAGCCGCAGCCGGTTTGAACCGGGTGCAAGACATCAATGAAAGCGACGACGAGCGCGTCGGGTACGCCACGGCGACCATCAAGAACGGTCGCCGGGTCAGTGCCGCCACCGCGTTCCTCAGGCCCGCGTTGCGCCGGCCGAACCTCACCGTCCGTACCCGCACCACGGTGCGCCGACTTCTGTTCGACGGCGGTAGGGCGATCGGCGTGGAAGTCGAAGCCAAGGGCGGAACCGCGCAGATCCGGGCCGAGCGCGAGGTGATCGTGTCGCTGGGCAGCCTCAACAGCCCGAAGCTCTTGCAGCTCTCGGGTATCGGGCGACGCGACGTGCTGGCTGCGGCGGGTGTGGCCGTCTACCTCGAGCGCGACAACGTCGGCCGGGGCCTTCGTGAACATCGCTGTGCGACGTTGCGATACCAGCTCAAGGAAGACCTCGGCTACAACCGGCAGCTCGCGACCAACCTGGGGAAGGCCCTGACCGGCGCCAAGTACCTCGCCACCCGAAGTGGCCCCCTTGCCGCTCCGTCGTTCGACGTCGTCGGCTTCGTGAAGACCCGGCCCGACGCGGAGCGCCCGGACGGACAGGTGATGCTCGGACCGTGGACGATCCCGCCCTACAACACCGGCGAACCCGTCGCGATCGAACGCCAGGCCGGCGTCTCCTGTCTGGGGATGGTGTTACGCCCGACGGCGCAGGGATCGATCGAGATCACCTCCGCCGACTTCGCCGCGCCGCTGCGGATCAACCCGAACTACCTTGGTACAGAGCATGACCGGGAGGCCACCGCCAACCTGCTGCGCAAGATGCGCAGCATCTTCGAACATTCTCCGATCGCCGAGCGCATTACCCACGAGACCTACCCGGGACCCGACGTCCGAAGCGACGACGAGCTGGTGGACTCCGTGCTCGACGGCGGCTACTGCGGCTACCACGCCGCAGGCAGCTGCGCGATGGGCCCCAGCGATGACGCCGTGGTGGATCCCCAGCTACGCGTGCGTGGGATCGACAGCCTTCGCGTGGTCGACTGCTCGGTGATGCCGACGATGGTCGCGGGCAACCTCAACGGACCGATCATGGCGATGGCCTGGCGCGCGGCTGATTTCATCCTGCAGGACGGTTAG
- a CDS encoding TetR/AcrR family transcriptional regulator — translation MAEQRAVEEAIAESTLRLLRAGGPRSVTVEAVAADSGVAKTTIYRRHRDRRDMLSAALSRVTSTDPLGTHANAPQRLRWLIKHAVAAVDEGIGFGGFASLLGEDDPEFSTLFRKILGDQRKKLVTVIDGGKADGTMRADVDAETLIDAIVGAHIAERARKGGVGSDWEDRLFALFWPAVGT, via the coding sequence ATGGCAGAGCAACGGGCGGTTGAGGAAGCTATTGCGGAGTCGACGCTGCGTCTGCTGCGCGCGGGCGGTCCGCGGTCGGTGACCGTGGAGGCCGTGGCGGCCGACTCCGGCGTCGCGAAAACCACGATCTACCGGCGCCACCGCGACCGGCGCGACATGCTGTCGGCGGCGTTGTCGCGGGTGACGTCCACAGACCCGCTCGGCACGCACGCGAATGCGCCGCAACGGCTGCGGTGGCTGATCAAACACGCGGTCGCGGCGGTGGACGAGGGTATCGGGTTCGGCGGCTTCGCCTCGCTGCTCGGCGAGGACGACCCCGAGTTCAGCACGCTGTTCCGCAAGATCCTTGGCGACCAGCGCAAGAAGTTGGTGACGGTGATCGACGGCGGTAAAGCCGACGGCACCATGCGCGCCGACGTCGACGCCGAGACCCTGATCGACGCGATCGTCGGTGCGCACATCGCCGAACGGGCCCGGAAGGGCGGTGTGGGGAGCGACTGGGAGGACCGGTTGTTCGCGCTGTTCTGGCCGGCCGTGGGCACCTAG
- a CDS encoding MarR family winged helix-turn-helix transcriptional regulator, whose amino-acid sequence MHISVPQSPYDQLDDLLTRIAIARQRPSWRGRILDGTGPVTSVSTLRVLRAVEQCQQLGAGASVGDVADFMAVEHSTASRSVAAVVAAGLLTKTFAADDQRRCALVLTDEGRNALDAVTERRRDLVAEMVVDWPDDDVDTLVSLLARLADRFEGAVLR is encoded by the coding sequence ATGCATATATCCGTGCCGCAGTCCCCCTACGACCAACTCGACGACCTGCTGACGCGCATCGCGATCGCGCGTCAGCGGCCCAGTTGGCGCGGCCGGATCCTCGACGGCACCGGTCCGGTGACCAGTGTCTCGACGCTGCGCGTGCTGCGCGCCGTCGAACAGTGCCAGCAGCTCGGCGCGGGCGCCTCGGTCGGCGACGTCGCCGACTTCATGGCCGTCGAGCACTCCACCGCGAGCCGGTCGGTCGCCGCGGTCGTCGCGGCCGGGCTGTTGACGAAGACCTTCGCCGCTGACGATCAACGGCGCTGTGCGCTCGTGTTGACCGACGAGGGGCGAAATGCCCTCGACGCGGTGACCGAACGGCGCCGCGATCTGGTCGCCGAGATGGTCGTCGACTGGCCCGACGACGACGTGGACACGTTGGTCTCGCTTCTGGCCCGGCTCGCCGATCGCTTCGAAGGCGCGGTGCTGCGATGA
- a CDS encoding SDR family NAD(P)-dependent oxidoreductase: MAVVTGGASGLGYAICTGLANDGHRVAVLDIDGEAAEKVAAQLRADGASAVAVGVDVSDEPAVQAAFDTVRTQLDAVEILVTSAAIAGFTRFDQITLAEWNRYLAVNLTGTFLCLQAALADMVAARWGRIVTISSAAGQQGARRQGHYAATKGGVIALTKTVALDYANKGITANTIPPFVIDSPMLRHQQAAGKLPASEYLVQAIPAGRLGVGEDVAAVCSFLCSDAAGYVTGQVVGVNGGAVI; this comes from the coding sequence GTGGCGGTAGTGACGGGGGGTGCCTCCGGGCTCGGGTACGCGATCTGCACCGGGCTGGCCAACGACGGTCACCGGGTCGCGGTGCTCGACATCGACGGCGAAGCCGCGGAAAAGGTCGCCGCCCAACTGAGGGCCGACGGCGCGTCGGCGGTCGCCGTCGGCGTGGACGTCTCCGACGAACCGGCCGTGCAGGCGGCGTTCGACACGGTGCGAACTCAGCTCGATGCGGTCGAGATCCTGGTGACCAGCGCCGCGATCGCCGGGTTCACCCGCTTCGACCAGATCACGTTGGCGGAGTGGAACCGCTATCTTGCGGTGAACCTCACCGGCACCTTCCTGTGCCTGCAGGCCGCGCTGGCCGACATGGTCGCGGCGAGGTGGGGGCGGATCGTGACAATCTCCTCGGCCGCGGGTCAACAGGGCGCCCGGCGGCAGGGGCACTACGCGGCGACCAAGGGCGGCGTCATCGCGCTGACCAAGACCGTGGCGCTGGACTACGCGAACAAGGGCATCACCGCCAACACGATCCCGCCGTTCGTGATCGACTCCCCGATGCTGCGACATCAGCAGGCGGCGGGGAAACTGCCCGCTTCCGAGTACCTCGTCCAGGCCATTCCGGCCGGACGCCTGGGAGTGGGTGAGGACGTCGCCGCGGTGTGCTCGTTCCTGTGCTCGGATGCCGCCGGCTATGTCACGGGCCAGGTCGTCGGTGTCAACGGCGGGGCGGTGATCTAG
- a CDS encoding cytochrome P450 has protein sequence MHDLYYDPWNVEIDIDPYPTYRRLRDERPLYYNERHDFWGLSRYADVDAALRDPQRLSSAKGDILEVVKADPVMPPGVFINEDPPLHTVHRALVARAFTPKKMRAIEDKVRAFCIACLDPLVGGDRFDFVQDLGAELPMRTIGMLVGIPDAAQPSVRAQAHAVLRNKPGEPLPVKKDHYFDGDMFTDYVAWRKKNPSDDLITELLNVEFEDETGTTRRLRTDELLIFLAVIAGAGVETTGRLFGWMGKVLAEHPDQRQELVEDPSLIPVAIEELLRYEPPGPHVARFVAQADVEFHGQTLPAGSALLLMLASANRDERHFDDPDSFNIHRKPGGHLTFGRGAHFCLGAPLARLEGRVALEEVLKRFPKWEVDMAGARRSRTSTVRGWDTMPAVIG, from the coding sequence GTGCACGACCTGTATTACGACCCGTGGAACGTCGAGATCGACATCGACCCGTATCCGACGTACCGGCGACTGCGGGACGAACGTCCGCTCTACTACAACGAACGCCATGACTTCTGGGGGCTGAGCCGATACGCCGACGTCGATGCGGCGCTACGTGATCCGCAACGCCTGAGTTCGGCCAAGGGCGACATCCTCGAGGTGGTCAAGGCCGACCCGGTGATGCCGCCGGGGGTCTTCATCAACGAGGACCCGCCCCTGCACACGGTGCACCGCGCGTTGGTGGCGCGGGCGTTCACGCCGAAGAAGATGCGCGCGATCGAGGACAAGGTGCGTGCGTTCTGCATCGCCTGCCTGGATCCGCTCGTCGGCGGGGACCGCTTCGACTTCGTTCAGGACCTCGGCGCCGAACTGCCCATGCGCACAATCGGAATGCTGGTCGGCATCCCCGACGCCGCCCAGCCGTCGGTGCGCGCTCAGGCGCACGCCGTGCTGCGCAACAAGCCCGGCGAACCGCTTCCTGTCAAAAAGGACCACTACTTCGACGGCGACATGTTCACCGACTACGTCGCCTGGCGTAAGAAGAACCCCTCCGACGACCTGATCACCGAACTCCTCAACGTCGAGTTCGAGGACGAGACCGGTACGACGCGCCGGCTGCGGACCGATGAGCTGCTGATCTTCCTGGCTGTCATCGCCGGCGCGGGCGTGGAGACCACCGGGCGCCTGTTCGGTTGGATGGGCAAGGTCCTCGCCGAGCACCCCGACCAACGCCAGGAACTCGTCGAGGATCCGTCCTTGATTCCGGTGGCGATCGAGGAACTGCTGCGCTACGAGCCGCCGGGCCCCCACGTGGCGCGGTTCGTCGCGCAAGCCGATGTCGAGTTTCACGGTCAGACGCTGCCCGCGGGTAGCGCGTTGTTGCTGATGCTGGCATCGGCCAACCGCGACGAGCGTCATTTCGACGATCCTGACAGCTTCAATATTCACCGTAAGCCGGGCGGGCACTTGACGTTCGGTCGAGGCGCCCACTTCTGCCTAGGGGCGCCGCTGGCGCGACTGGAAGGCCGGGTCGCGCTGGAGGAAGTGCTCAAGCGGTTTCCGAAATGGGAGGTGGACATGGCCGGTGCGCGGCGGTCCCGGACGTCGACGGTGCGCGGCTGGGACACGATGCCCGCCGTCATCGGCTGA
- a CDS encoding SDR family NAD(P)-dependent oxidoreductase, producing the protein MAVVTGASRGAGAGIAHALGSHGCTVYVTGRTEKPGTAALSGTITETADRVTAAGGRGIPVRVDHADDEQVKALFERIERDHGRVDILVNNAAIIRDEMMGRTKFWEEPLNVMDTLNVGLRSSYVATVYAAPLMLPQGNGLVVFTSSSGGVHYAFGPAYGVPKAGTDKMAADMAVDFKDVGITAVSIWMGSLLTDRVRKIIASNPAKFGHILDTAETPELTGHVIKALYDDPDRIAVSGQTLIGAELAVKYGIHDEDGRQPPSYRELFDVHPQQQQAHVMR; encoded by the coding sequence ATTGCGGTAGTCACCGGGGCCAGCCGCGGCGCCGGTGCGGGCATCGCACATGCGCTCGGCAGCCACGGCTGCACGGTATACGTCACCGGACGTACCGAAAAGCCAGGGACGGCAGCACTTTCCGGCACCATCACTGAAACCGCCGACCGTGTCACGGCCGCAGGCGGTCGGGGCATCCCCGTCCGCGTCGACCATGCCGATGACGAACAGGTCAAGGCGTTGTTCGAGCGCATCGAACGTGATCACGGCCGCGTCGACATCCTGGTCAACAACGCCGCGATCATCCGCGACGAGATGATGGGCCGGACGAAGTTCTGGGAAGAACCGCTCAACGTCATGGACACCCTCAACGTCGGGTTGCGCAGCAGCTACGTCGCCACCGTCTACGCTGCGCCGCTGATGCTGCCCCAGGGCAACGGTCTGGTCGTGTTCACGTCGTCTTCGGGTGGGGTGCACTACGCCTTCGGGCCGGCCTACGGGGTGCCGAAGGCAGGCACCGACAAGATGGCTGCCGACATGGCGGTGGACTTCAAGGACGTTGGTATCACCGCGGTCTCGATCTGGATGGGGTCCCTGCTCACCGACCGGGTTCGCAAGATCATCGCCAGCAACCCGGCCAAATTCGGCCATATCCTGGACACCGCCGAAACCCCGGAGCTGACGGGCCACGTCATCAAGGCGCTCTATGACGACCCCGACCGGATTGCCGTCAGCGGGCAGACGCTGATCGGGGCCGAGCTGGCCGTCAAGTACGGAATCCACGACGAAGACGGCCGCCAACCACCCTCGTACCGTGAGCTTTTCGATGTGCATCCACAACAACAGCAGGCCCACGTGATGCGGTAG
- a CDS encoding MFS transporter codes for MTATTPRTSATQPRGALGLMFDPVFGALFWGKMFSVVAVWTHGIVAAIVMFDATHSALMVGLVGVVQFGPQLILSPTSGKWADTGDPARQILLGRVLCVAGSGFTAVWLILDPTQQGMSIAVPVLLGTLLVGFGFVVGGPAMQSIVPNLIRDGELSTAMALNSIPMTLGRILGPATGAYIAAHFGSGVAFAVSAVLHLVFAFFLVAVRFPAPPDRQADADYRVRAALVYVWRDRPLLLALLAVGAVGFASDSSITLAPSMADALGGGAQLVGTLSAVFGMGAAIGMATLAMMRGRMASENVSAIGLAGLATGCAVLVVTPVTAVALAGFALAGLGFGWAMTGLSTLVQERAPEELRGRIMALWLVGFLGSRPLAAALLGGTADAFDVQAAFAVAAVLCIVVTLTCRPSKLTGQLPARI; via the coding sequence ATGACGGCGACCACCCCACGGACCTCGGCGACGCAGCCGCGCGGCGCGCTCGGGTTGATGTTCGACCCGGTGTTCGGCGCGTTGTTCTGGGGCAAGATGTTCTCGGTCGTCGCGGTGTGGACACACGGCATCGTGGCCGCGATCGTGATGTTCGACGCGACGCATTCGGCCCTGATGGTCGGGCTGGTCGGCGTCGTCCAGTTCGGGCCGCAGCTCATCCTCAGCCCCACCAGCGGCAAATGGGCCGACACCGGCGATCCGGCCCGCCAGATTCTGCTCGGCCGGGTGCTGTGCGTGGCCGGTTCGGGTTTCACCGCGGTCTGGCTGATCCTCGATCCGACACAGCAGGGCATGTCCATCGCCGTTCCCGTGCTGCTCGGCACGTTGCTGGTGGGGTTCGGGTTCGTCGTGGGTGGCCCGGCGATGCAGTCGATCGTGCCGAACCTGATTCGCGATGGTGAGCTGTCGACGGCCATGGCGCTCAACAGCATTCCGATGACCCTCGGTCGCATCCTGGGCCCCGCCACCGGCGCCTACATCGCGGCGCACTTCGGCTCCGGTGTGGCGTTCGCGGTCAGCGCCGTGCTGCACCTGGTGTTCGCGTTCTTCTTGGTCGCTGTGCGCTTCCCGGCGCCGCCTGACCGCCAGGCCGACGCCGACTACCGCGTCCGCGCCGCCCTCGTGTACGTCTGGCGGGACCGCCCGCTGCTGCTGGCGCTGCTCGCGGTGGGCGCCGTCGGGTTCGCGTCGGACTCGTCGATCACGTTGGCTCCGTCGATGGCCGACGCGCTCGGCGGGGGCGCGCAGCTGGTCGGGACGTTGTCCGCGGTGTTCGGGATGGGCGCGGCGATCGGCATGGCGACGCTGGCGATGATGCGCGGCCGGATGGCGTCGGAGAACGTCTCGGCGATCGGTTTGGCGGGGCTGGCCACAGGATGCGCGGTGCTGGTCGTCACGCCGGTGACCGCGGTGGCGCTGGCCGGGTTCGCGCTGGCGGGCCTGGGCTTCGGCTGGGCGATGACCGGGCTGAGCACGCTGGTGCAGGAGCGCGCGCCCGAAGAGCTGCGCGGCCGGATCATGGCGCTGTGGCTGGTCGGATTCCTCGGTTCGCGCCCGCTGGCCGCGGCGTTGCTCGGCGGAACCGCCGACGCGTTCGACGTGCAGGCGGCCTTCGCCGTCGCCGCGGTGCTGTGCATCGTGGTGACGTTGACGTGCCGGCCGTCGAAGCTCACCGGGCAGCTGCCTGCCCGCATCTGA
- a CDS encoding nitroreductase family protein, which translates to MPHPTSDVWEVLSTARSIRRFTDEPVHDETLTRCLAAATWAPNGANAQLWRFIVLDAPSQRAAVAEAARIALQTIESVYGMSRPADDDNSRAARNNRATYELHDRAGEHTSVLFTAFKNEFASEYLQGGSIYPAMQNFYLAARAQGLGACFTSWASYDGEKVLRDAVGVPDDWFLAGHVVVGWPRGNFGAVRRRSVTDVVFRNRWDPERADITYGRGARPSRG; encoded by the coding sequence ATGCCGCATCCGACCTCTGACGTCTGGGAAGTGCTATCCACCGCGCGCTCGATCCGCCGGTTCACCGACGAACCGGTGCACGACGAGACGCTGACCCGCTGCCTGGCGGCGGCGACATGGGCACCCAATGGCGCGAATGCGCAGCTGTGGCGCTTCATCGTGCTCGACGCGCCGTCACAGCGCGCCGCCGTTGCCGAGGCAGCCCGAATCGCGCTTCAGACAATCGAATCCGTGTACGGGATGAGCCGACCGGCCGATGACGACAACAGCCGCGCCGCGCGCAACAACCGGGCCACCTATGAGTTACACGACCGCGCCGGTGAGCACACGTCGGTGTTGTTCACCGCTTTCAAGAACGAGTTCGCATCTGAGTATCTGCAGGGCGGGTCGATCTATCCCGCGATGCAGAACTTCTACCTCGCGGCACGTGCGCAGGGTTTGGGGGCGTGCTTCACCAGTTGGGCGTCCTACGACGGGGAGAAGGTGCTGCGCGACGCCGTCGGCGTGCCCGACGACTGGTTTCTGGCCGGGCACGTCGTCGTCGGCTGGCCGCGGGGCAACTTCGGTGCCGTGCGACGACGGTCGGTCACCGACGTGGTCTTTCGGAACCGATGGGATCCCGAGCGCGCCGACATCACCTACGGCCGGGGCGCTCGGCCCAGCCGCGGCTGA
- a CDS encoding S1C family serine protease has translation MTDERQPGGDASAPGAIRRPTVDAATQRAFGRPEGADGEQDEYTPTNQEPGPVLAAAFGSSPDPDDTDPSADTDFVAGEADPASAAAPPPAPDVKPAENLGVRDVLFGKRLKLTAMVSLAVIALVLGLVGGWVGRKTAEVIEAFTTSKVTLSTTDKGDLPEGRFAKVAAAVADSVVTIEAVSDSQGSQGSGVVVDGRGYIVTNNHVIAEAASAPDRYAVTVIFNDGKEVPANIVGTDPKTDLAVLKVDDVDNLTVARLGDSDKLRVGDEVIAAGAPLGLRSTDTQGIISALNRAVRIPGEGSDEIVIAAVQTDAPINHGNSGGPLINMNADVIGINTAGKSLSDSASGLGFAIPSNEMKHVVESLIRNGEIRHPTLGLTAESVSDHDPSGARVTRVVAGGPAERAGVRENDVVVKIGDRPVDGLDEFVVAVRSLKVGEDAPIEVIRDGQHVTLTINPEPDKNR, from the coding sequence GTGACCGACGAACGCCAGCCCGGCGGCGACGCTTCGGCGCCGGGTGCGATCCGGCGTCCCACGGTCGATGCGGCCACCCAGCGCGCCTTCGGCCGCCCCGAGGGCGCCGACGGCGAGCAGGACGAGTACACCCCGACGAACCAGGAACCCGGCCCGGTGTTGGCCGCCGCGTTCGGATCCTCGCCCGACCCCGACGACACCGATCCGAGTGCCGACACCGATTTCGTCGCAGGCGAGGCCGACCCGGCATCCGCGGCAGCGCCGCCGCCGGCGCCCGACGTGAAGCCCGCCGAGAATCTAGGCGTGCGCGACGTGCTGTTCGGTAAGCGGCTCAAGTTGACGGCGATGGTCAGCCTTGCCGTCATCGCCCTGGTCCTCGGGTTGGTCGGCGGCTGGGTGGGCCGCAAGACCGCGGAGGTCATCGAGGCGTTCACCACGTCGAAGGTCACGCTCTCGACCACCGACAAAGGCGACCTGCCCGAGGGCCGGTTCGCCAAAGTAGCTGCCGCCGTGGCCGATTCCGTCGTCACCATCGAAGCGGTCAGCGATTCGCAAGGCTCGCAGGGCTCCGGGGTGGTGGTCGACGGGCGCGGGTACATCGTCACCAACAACCACGTGATCGCCGAGGCCGCTTCCGCTCCCGACCGGTACGCGGTGACGGTGATCTTCAACGACGGTAAAGAGGTGCCCGCCAACATTGTGGGCACCGACCCCAAGACCGACCTGGCCGTCCTCAAGGTCGACGACGTCGACAACCTGACCGTCGCGCGGCTCGGCGACTCCGACAAGCTGCGCGTCGGCGACGAGGTGATCGCCGCGGGCGCCCCGCTCGGCCTGCGCAGCACCGACACCCAGGGCATCATCAGCGCGCTCAACCGCGCGGTGCGGATACCCGGTGAGGGGTCCGACGAGATCGTCATCGCCGCCGTGCAGACCGATGCGCCGATCAACCACGGCAACTCCGGGGGTCCGCTGATCAACATGAACGCCGACGTGATCGGCATCAACACCGCGGGTAAGTCGCTCTCCGACAGCGCCAGCGGGCTGGGCTTTGCGATCCCGTCCAACGAAATGAAGCACGTCGTCGAGTCGCTGATCCGAAACGGTGAGATCAGGCACCCGACCCTGGGCCTGACCGCGGAGTCGGTCAGTGATCATGACCCCTCCGGGGCCCGGGTGACCCGCGTGGTGGCAGGCGGGCCGGCCGAACGCGCCGGGGTCCGTGAGAACGACGTCGTCGTCAAGATCGGTGACCGCCCCGTCGACGGCCTCGACGAGTTCGTCGTCGCGGTCCGGAGCCTGAAGGTCGGCGAGGACGCGCCCATCGAGGTGATCCGCGATGGCCAGCACGTCACGCTGACCATCAACCCGGAGCCCGACAAGAACCGGTAG
- a CDS encoding MOSC domain-containing protein — MPTVLSVNIAHHYSEGPSGNTGFDKRPTAEPVMVRAPGSKRAGLGSGLTGDLIGNRKYHGGDDQAVYAYGREDLDAWQTRLQRSLSNGMFGENFTTVGIDVTGAVIGERWAVGTDGLVLEVSRPRTPCRTFTQFLGIRGWMGTFTRAAVPGAYLRVITPGSVRAGDTVTVTQRPDHGVTIGHVFRAIMTEPELLPDILVADALADEVRQRARRRLAG, encoded by the coding sequence GTGCCAACCGTGCTCTCGGTGAACATCGCTCACCACTACTCGGAGGGGCCGTCGGGTAATACCGGCTTCGACAAGCGCCCGACGGCCGAGCCGGTCATGGTTCGCGCGCCCGGCAGTAAACGCGCCGGGCTCGGCAGCGGCCTGACCGGTGACCTGATCGGCAACCGCAAGTATCACGGCGGCGACGACCAGGCCGTCTACGCCTATGGGCGCGAAGATCTCGACGCGTGGCAGACGCGGCTGCAGCGGTCGCTGAGCAACGGCATGTTCGGCGAGAACTTCACCACGGTCGGCATCGATGTGACCGGTGCGGTGATCGGCGAGCGGTGGGCGGTGGGGACCGACGGCCTCGTCCTGGAGGTTTCCCGGCCGCGCACGCCGTGCCGCACGTTCACCCAGTTCCTGGGCATCCGCGGGTGGATGGGCACGTTCACCCGCGCTGCGGTACCGGGCGCGTACCTGCGGGTGATCACGCCGGGGTCGGTGCGTGCCGGCGATACGGTGACCGTTACCCAGCGCCCCGATCACGGCGTCACCATCGGCCACGTGTTCCGCGCGATCATGACCGAACCCGAACTGCTGCCCGACATCCTGGTCGCTGACGCCCTTGCCGACGAGGTCCGGCAGCGCGCACGTCGCCGCCTCGCCGGCTGA
- a CDS encoding SDR family oxidoreductase, whose translation MNRVVVITGGAGGMGQATAQLVGRDHAVVLCDVRADRLDGAAAALADLGVNPTTVDCDVTDRQAVTRLFETAAGLGALASVIHTAGVSPSMGDAAYVMKTNALGTVHVNEVFYQTAGAGAAIVNVASMAAHMLPDEMIPTAKFPLALEDDDAFLADMMAACEIVPEDARSGIAYALSKGFVRWYSTSQAERFNGRGLRVVSVSPGSIDTEMGRLEEHAGAGAMVADAAVPRWGRPEEMAALLAFCASDKAGYLTGTDILNDGGVIASMRERARKAAEER comes from the coding sequence ATGAATCGAGTTGTGGTGATCACCGGCGGCGCGGGTGGGATGGGTCAGGCGACGGCGCAGCTCGTCGGCCGCGACCACGCGGTCGTGCTCTGCGACGTTCGTGCTGACCGGCTCGACGGTGCGGCCGCCGCGCTGGCCGACCTCGGCGTCAACCCGACGACCGTCGACTGCGACGTCACCGACCGCCAGGCCGTCACCCGGCTTTTCGAAACCGCCGCCGGGCTCGGCGCGCTGGCCTCGGTGATCCACACCGCGGGGGTGAGCCCGAGCATGGGCGACGCCGCATACGTGATGAAAACCAATGCGCTCGGCACGGTCCACGTCAACGAGGTCTTCTATCAGACGGCCGGCGCGGGTGCGGCGATCGTCAACGTGGCCTCGATGGCGGCCCACATGCTGCCCGACGAGATGATTCCCACCGCGAAGTTCCCGCTGGCGCTCGAGGACGACGACGCGTTTCTGGCCGACATGATGGCGGCGTGCGAGATCGTGCCCGAGGACGCGCGATCCGGGATCGCCTACGCGCTGAGCAAGGGCTTCGTCCGCTGGTACAGCACGTCGCAGGCCGAACGGTTCAACGGCCGCGGGCTTCGGGTGGTCTCGGTTTCGCCGGGATCCATCGACACCGAGATGGGTAGGTTGGAGGAGCACGCCGGCGCCGGTGCGATGGTCGCCGACGCCGCGGTGCCCCGCTGGGGCAGACCGGAAGAGATGGCCGCGCTGCTCGCCTTCTGTGCCAGCGACAAAGCCGGCTACCTCACCGGTACGGATATCTTGAACGATGGCGGTGTGATCGCGTCCATGAGGGAACGCGCCAGGAAGGCCGCCGAGGAAAGGTGA